A single window of Gossypium hirsutum isolate 1008001.06 chromosome A10, Gossypium_hirsutum_v2.1, whole genome shotgun sequence DNA harbors:
- the LOC107925210 gene encoding heavy metal-associated isoprenylated plant protein 6 isoform X2, whose amino-acid sequence MVLKVDLQCRKCYKKVKKVLCKFPQIRDQIYDEKTNTVTIKVVCCSPEKIRDKLCYKGGGSIKSIELKSPAKPKEPEKKPDKPKEAEKAKEAGKKPPKPKDGGETKPDIPREVASQQKVAAPAPLPPMTYAVGYNCSEGYYNGYGGGPTYYGGPPQQPFPCYETYGRPVYDSWGGGGGYYRYGGRTGDCVSEENPQGCSIM is encoded by the exons ATGGTGCTGAAGGTCGACCTTCAGTGCAGGAAATGTTACAAGAAGGTCAAGAAAGTGCTCTGTAAATTCCCTC AAATACGAGACCAGATATACGATGAAAAGACTAATACGGTGACCATCAAGGTGGTATGCTGTAGCCCGGAGAAGATCAGGGACAAGTTATGTTACAAAGGTGGTGGATCCATCAAGAGCATTGAGCTCAAGTCGCCGGCGAAGCCCAAGGAACCGGAGAAGAAACCCGACAAACCTAAAGAAGCCGAGAAGGCGAAAGAAGCTGGGAAGAAACCGCCAAAGCCCAAAGACGGTGGTGAGACGAAACCGGATATACCTAGAGAGGTGGCGTCGCAGCAGAAGGTTGCGGCACCTGCTCCTTTACCGCCGATGACGTATGCAGTTGGGTATAATTGCTCCGAGGGTTATTATAATGGCTATGGTGGAGGACCTACCTATTATGGTGGACCACCCCAACAACCGTTCCCATGTTACGAGACTTACGGTAGGCCTGTTTATGACAGCTGGGGCGGCGGCGGCGGCTACTACCGGTACGGCGGCCGTACCGGTGATTGTGTTAGTGAAGAAAACCCACAAGGTTGCTCGATCATGTAA
- the LOC107925210 gene encoding heavy metal-associated isoprenylated plant protein 6 isoform X1, with translation MAEKVTIMVLKVDLQCRKCYKKVKKVLCKFPQIRDQIYDEKTNTVTIKVVCCSPEKIRDKLCYKGGGSIKSIELKSPAKPKEPEKKPDKPKEAEKAKEAGKKPPKPKDGGETKPDIPREVASQQKVAAPAPLPPMTYAVGYNCSEGYYNGYGGGPTYYGGPPQQPFPCYETYGRPVYDSWGGGGGYYRYGGRTGDCVSEENPQGCSIM, from the exons ATGGCTGAAAAG GTGACGATAATGGTGCTGAAGGTCGACCTTCAGTGCAGGAAATGTTACAAGAAGGTCAAGAAAGTGCTCTGTAAATTCCCTC AAATACGAGACCAGATATACGATGAAAAGACTAATACGGTGACCATCAAGGTGGTATGCTGTAGCCCGGAGAAGATCAGGGACAAGTTATGTTACAAAGGTGGTGGATCCATCAAGAGCATTGAGCTCAAGTCGCCGGCGAAGCCCAAGGAACCGGAGAAGAAACCCGACAAACCTAAAGAAGCCGAGAAGGCGAAAGAAGCTGGGAAGAAACCGCCAAAGCCCAAAGACGGTGGTGAGACGAAACCGGATATACCTAGAGAGGTGGCGTCGCAGCAGAAGGTTGCGGCACCTGCTCCTTTACCGCCGATGACGTATGCAGTTGGGTATAATTGCTCCGAGGGTTATTATAATGGCTATGGTGGAGGACCTACCTATTATGGTGGACCACCCCAACAACCGTTCCCATGTTACGAGACTTACGGTAGGCCTGTTTATGACAGCTGGGGCGGCGGCGGCGGCTACTACCGGTACGGCGGCCGTACCGGTGATTGTGTTAGTGAAGAAAACCCACAAGGTTGCTCGATCATGTAA